The stretch of DNA ttttttttgttattgaagtaCACATTAACAGTTTTCAGATGGCTcctttaaatgttttcttttattttggcAGAcggaggagggggggggggggatacACGAGCATCATGAATTCACCCgttggtaagtgatcaccgctGTCAATTTTAATCTGCAATACCAGGAGGCATGGAGATGCGTTATAGGCCTTTTAGGATAGCATATATGTGCTGTAAGTTATAGATTGTTGGCAAATTTCAACGGGAGGTGCTCTAAATTTTGATTCCCTTATTGTAAGGTTATAATATCTtatgatcgcgttgacttacaagtcgGATTTTTTCACAGCCGCAAGAGACCGTAGACcccaatcatcatcatcatcagccgcaggatgtccactgctgaacatgggcctcccccaaagatttccagatcgacctattgtaatcGGTCTgtatccagcgacctcctgcgacatTTATGACGTCATTTGTCCACCTCATAGTTGTCCGATGCTGGGCTTCCCAGTTCTTCGCCTCCACCACAGAACCTCTTGCCCCATCATTCAACTTCAAGGTTCAAGCttaagtggcagtgggcagggcacagaGCTCGTAGACCCTAATATATGACTTGAATTTTACTTGCTAACATGCTCCTGAGAAAAGGGGTCTCGATCGATAGACATATGAACAACTAAGTGATCCTATATGGGTTTCTTTTGAGGTACGAACCCTAAAACTTTACTTTCCGTCGGCAATCGggtatataaacaaaaacacatcacgcatttatccccaaaggggtatgcagaggcgcaaccagggcacccatttttcgccaattgccttccgttccatgatgtgataggaggcgagcctatcgccatatcgggcacaaattccagactcccggctgatactgagcagaaaaacccaaataacgTTTTGtctgacccgggaatcgaacccaagacttcagagcgctgccgtaccgcgcatgtagtacaactacgccaccgagacagtctatAGTACAGTCGGGTATAGAGGCCTCGCAAAGGCCTGCCGCCTTAACATTGGCTTTAATTAAGACCAAAACAAGCAGTCGTGACAGTCAGGCGAGCGGCTTATATCACCATTTCAATAAAAGCAAATCATAaacaatttcttattttatttttcgaggTACAAATCTGACCATAATTGGGTCTAGGGGTTGCGTTACTAGGATGCGGGGGTCGAATTGAACCTCCTGGGGTGTACTGGAGTCCATTTCAACCCTGTAGTTCTTCAAGATAGTCACCAGCCCCGCTAGCATCTGCATCTTCGCGAACCGCATGCCTTGAAATAAAAAGTGATAAATGAGAAACTGTCTCCTTGTTTGGAAGtggattaaaaaaatgtaatcaacTAATTGTGCTTAACCTGTTTAGAATTAGAGTTTAAAATTCGatgttttaattactaaaaaaaatagtagcattttttttatacatactcGAAGacatgaccccactgcacttgattgtaagtacaatagaatgtcgactgacgagagatgactacccctcggcagtcgacacttACGTAGCCTTCTATGACGTGTTTTAAACCCACCACAGTAGTCCACctagtgtgtcgcattccgggatcagcctgtgtatattcggtaccaacaggccggcataattgtgtcgactgtcgaggggtaatcatttctcgtcaggcgacattctattagatcccactccacttaccatcaggtgcaatcgGGTAACTATGTCGTGCCAGTATCAAAAAAAGGATTGTAGGTACCTTGGTTGATTTCGATTTTACTTCATGTAGATACATTgcacagcggcgatagcctagttggatgtggaacggattgccaagtctaatgtccgcaggttcaaatcccaagggcatacacctctgatttttttaaaatcatgtgtgtattctttgtgaatttatcgttcgctttaacggtgaaggaaaacatcgtgaggaaacctgcatatttgagaagttctctataggaattttgaaggtgtgtgaagtctaccaatccgcactagatcagtggtggactaaggcctaatcactctcagtagtagaggaggcccgtgatcagcagtgggcaagtatataatacagggctgatattgttattattatttattagatacatACATATCCTAACTTTTATTTGCGAGCAGAAAATAATTCTAATCGTTTGCATTATTAATACCAGCCCTGGTTTATATTgtttcccactgctgggcatggccCTCGTCTACTATTAAGAagatttaggccttagttcatcaCACTGGTTTATTCATATCTAGCTTCGAAATTCTAAGGTAGATTTCAAGATTTAACAACTTCACTACCGTTGCTTAACGcgtctttaattttttaaagggTATAAGATCAAACTTATTGTACGCAAATATATAGCTTGTACTCTTGGTATATTGAATTTAGTGGCGTGCGCTGAATTATTATAcctctaattaaattaaatatagcatGAAACAATCCTCAAAATGACAAGGTAATTGCAGGCAGATGTTTCCGGGTTCAAATAGGAATGCAAACGGTATTGAAGTCTATACTCGATTGTTAAGGCTTATATTATGGTAAGTACGTAGTCCTtgaagttttttataataaatacatttcaatgTTGACGGTAAAtacttagttttgttttaatgaatttgTCGCACGCACATCGTGTATTAAACTGAATGTTAATACTTCAAAACTGTATGTTTTAGAAAGCTTAGACATAGACTCAAACAATTTTGATCCAACCATGACTACGCAGTACCACGATATAGAAGCAAGGAATGAAAGCCATGACAgtttttacgtaaaaaaattatataataataataataatatcagccctgtattatatacttgcccactgctgagcacgggcctcctctaactactgagagggattaggcctcttTTTACGTAAATGAAtacgtaattattataatgatttcttatgtttacgcgtatgTTAGGCActgacataaatttatttacagatcttattgcgtttaatttatataagtactttctcccgacgcttcgacccgtgaccatgaaagccacagccttcgaaacgtcgggagagaataataatataaataaccgcgataaaatccgtaaataacTTTCTTTCAATACCTATTTGTTTTatcaaactattataaaaacataaaacataccaATACAGAATCTGGGACCTCCTCCAAACGGCATGTATACGTGTGGATTGATTTTCAACTTCTCTTCCCCTAGGAATCTCTCTGGACGGAACACTTCAGGCTCAGGGAAGTATTTGGGATCACGTTGTAGATGATACACTGGAATGTGGATTCGCATCCCCTTCTCCACTTTGAGTCCTGTGGGAAACGTGTAATCAGCCATAGCTTCGCGGTTCAGACTGCTAAGTACCGGGTAGAAACGCAGTGCCTCATCGATGCAGGCATCTAAGTACGGCAGTTCGGACACTACGTTGTAGTTCAACTTGTTGttgtactttttaatatacGTATCAACTTCTTCGAGAACCTTCTCTTGAATATCTGGTCGTTTAGCTAGTTCATACAGTGTAAAACTGGACGTGGTCGCCGACGTCTCGAACCCTGCGCCAAAGAACGATACACACTGAGCTGCTAGCAAATCGTTTGTCGCCTCTATGGAGGTTTTCTTGACCTCTCCCGTTTTGAAGTTGGGCACACCCTCTCCGATTATACGATTAGTTTTAGTCATAGATAAGACAATATCGACGAAGTCGTTCCTTGGCGACGGCTTGTACTGGCGGCTTTCAAAAACTTCTGTTAGTAGCCTCACGAAGAATTCATTTATATGTGATGGGAAGAACCTTAACCCCAAGAGATAGAATAAACCGGGCCAGACGTTGCGCATCACGTTCTTGATTCCACGGTACGTTGACTTCTCGAATATCGCAAATGCGATTTCTCTAAAAGGATTGTTCTCGGGTTTCCTCATCACGTTGGTTTCTAAGCCGAATGTGCACGAACCTATGCAGTCTATGGTGAAGGATGCCATCAAATTGTTGAGGATAACTGTTTGCGAAGCACTTACTTTCTTTTCAAGTACGTCTTCGAAGACGTGAGTACATTTCTCTATCAGATAAAACATATTCTTCATTTTGGCAGTGGTGAACAGAGGCGTGAGGTTCTGCCGCAAAACCTTCCATTCGTCGCAACACGAGAAGAATACATTCTTAGTGACGGGCTCTCTTCCGTTATATGCAGTTACTTCCCTGCCGTTGAAGTAGTAGAAGTCCTTTGTAATCACCAACTTAATCAATTCAGGATCCTGGATGATTAGAGCGGGGTCCGTGCCATAATAGGCGCCAATGAATGGCTCGTCGGGGAACTTCTCACAAATCTGCTGTAAGATGACACCAGGGATCTCCTTCAATAATAAATAGTCCTTGTAGTTGCCCAACAGAGGCATAGGTTTCAAATGCGGCACATTCTTTTTCTTCCAGTATTCTAGTTTCTTCTTGTAATGGTAATAAACTAGACATGATAACAAAAATACGACATACGTACACAGCAATGTCGTAAACATGTCTGCAGTAATCTGATGGTTCTTGCGAAATGAGTCGAAAAAGTTTAATCGTTCCTATATGAacggatatattatataaaacataacacGTGTTTACAATACGATAACTTCACgctaataatatgataattattttaaaaacatacagAACCAGAATTTATCTATTCCTTTAATGTCATGGATAAGTATGCGTATGAATTCTTAATTATATCTAGGCAAAGATCGTGCATCAAAATAAGTGAAATGGACTCGTAGAAATATGTTTGGTGTatgaaggattttttttttgagtgctgggcccttattctgtatgatagtgtaaacacgtaacgcggccgtgtcatgttatcttcgagaaatgtgcgtggaatggtattctgtaagccaaatttctatagtcctaaatatgatgcgttgtgttacgtgcttgttacacactgtcaaaataacgtgcgggatagagaataaggccccagagtCTAATTTTATCGTGAGTTGTTTTTGTGTGCTCTTGTCTAACCagtgtttcaaataaaatgtcaaccTGTCAGgaactattcatattttttgttgttgtttgtaGAACAGTATCGAactcataaatataatgatcagctaaaaactaaaaataataaaacaagtttcGTATGttcgaaatgtttttttcttatatagcgataatctagttggttgtggaacggactgccgagacgaatgttcgctggttctaatcccaagggcacgcacctctgacttttctaaacatgtgtgttttctttgtaaattaacgcttgctttaacgatgaaggaaatcATGGTAAGGAAATCTGCGAAATTCTATATAGAAATTATGAGGGTGTGCGAAgcgtaccaatccgcactaggccagcgtggtggactaagtctaatccctctcagtagtagaggaggctcgtgcccagtgGTGCGGTATATAAGGggtagtgtttattttttttgtaagatcAAGCTTTTAAGTAGTTGTCACTTTATCGTGGTACATTATTATACATTGTTTGtacattatgaatataaaaccaTACAAATACAAAGATTAGTTCCAGAATGTTTCATTCAATATTTAACACTTTGTAATAGACGCTAGACATTAACAATAATAGTCATAAAcctattcatataatttttagtcTAGATTTCGACCTGTTCCGCACGAGAAGTaccaatatgtaattttttagtggtaagaaataaaatttggcaGATGCGCATACCGCACCTTGCAAATGAGtggaaaaaaaaaagaaatagaatatTTGCCATATTTCAGCAAGGAAGCATGTACAGAATattgtttgtgtttgttttatcgTCTCTAGTATCAATGTTTTCCATaatgttaaagcgaacgataattgacGAACAAAATACATGTAACCTCGATAAGTCAAAAGTCGCAGCATTCGTCTTGGCATTCCATATTAATCCCAATTAAATATTAGCCTCTCCATTATTCTAacctgaataaaaattatatacaagttATGAAATATAACGAGATGGCCCAAAAATTATGTTcttaaaataacaacaaaaaaaaaaacctaaaaaacaacaaaaaaaacctaattcaGAAAGCCACCAGTGCTATTCCACACCAAATATTCGCgagctttgtttttatttcgagGGTCAGAGGTTAATTGACTTAGCGAGATATTGCAGACTTATTTTGGCTgtcaaa from Manduca sexta isolate Smith_Timp_Sample1 chromosome 4, JHU_Msex_v1.0, whole genome shotgun sequence encodes:
- the LOC115450334 gene encoding cytochrome P450 6B2 — translated: MFTTLLCTYVVFLLSCLVYYHYKKKLEYWKKKNVPHLKPMPLLGNYKDYLLLKEIPGVILQQICEKFPDEPFIGAYYGTDPALIIQDPELIKLVITKDFYYFNGREVTAYNGREPVTKNVFFSCCDEWKVLRQNLTPLFTTAKMKNMFYLIEKCTHVFEDVLEKKVSASQTVILNNLMASFTIDCIGSCTFGLETNVMRKPENNPFREIAFAIFEKSTYRGIKNVMRNVWPGLFYLLGLRFFPSHINEFFVRLLTEVFESRQYKPSPRNDFVDIVLSMTKTNRIIGEGVPNFKTGEVKKTSIEATNDLLAAQCVSFFGAGFETSATTSSFTLYELAKRPDIQEKVLEEVDTYIKKYNNKLNYNVVSELPYLDACIDEALRFYPVLSSLNREAMADYTFPTGLKVEKGMRIHIPVYHLQRDPKYFPEPEVFRPERFLGEEKLKINPHVYMPFGGGPRFCIGMRFAKMQMLAGLVTILKNYRVEMDSSTPQEVQFDPRILVTQPLDPIMVRFVPRKIK